A genomic region of Noviherbaspirillum sp. L7-7A contains the following coding sequences:
- the rbfA gene encoding 30S ribosome-binding factor RbfA → MAKHSKTIPARGLRVADQIQRDLAEIIAYELKDPRVGMITITEVQLTPDYAHAKVFFTTLADDPEVIKNTIQGLSKAAGYIRLTLGKRLTIHTLPELHFVHDHSTARGAALSKLIDEANASRALDADED, encoded by the coding sequence CACAGCAAAACCATACCGGCCCGCGGATTGCGCGTGGCCGACCAGATCCAGCGCGACCTGGCCGAAATCATCGCCTATGAACTGAAAGACCCGCGGGTCGGCATGATCACGATTACCGAAGTCCAGCTGACCCCCGATTACGCCCACGCCAAGGTGTTCTTCACCACGCTGGCGGACGATCCGGAAGTCATCAAGAACACCATCCAGGGCCTGTCCAAGGCGGCCGGCTACATCCGTCTCACGCTCGGCAAGCGCCTGACGATACACACCCTGCCGGAACTGCATTTCGTGCACGACCACTCGACCGCGCGCGGCGCCGCGCTGTCCAAGCTGATCGACGAAGCCAATGCAAGCCGTGCGCTGGATGCGGATGAAGACTGA
- the truB gene encoding tRNA pseudouridine(55) synthase TruB: protein MKTEARRKRVPVHGVLLLDKPEGLSSNDALVRAKRLLNAEKAGHTGTLDPFATGLLPLCFGEATKFSQDLLEADKAYETTVHLGVRTDTGDTEGDVIGTAGVDVTLAQIEAVLAQFRGPIAQVPPMHSALKRDGKPLYEYARAGITLEREARQVVIHALELLSYEAPLLRLAVTCSKGTYIRVLGEDIGAALGCGAHLQALRRTAVGQLTLEGAMTLDQLGALDEPQRAAALAPVDALLSSFPLLNLDDELARRFLHGQRLALGQAGIAPLPQAGRVKVYRQSDARLLGIAQLMDYGVLAPERLVLAG, encoded by the coding sequence ATGAAGACTGAGGCAAGAAGAAAGCGGGTGCCGGTGCACGGCGTGCTGCTGCTCGACAAGCCCGAAGGCCTGTCGTCCAACGACGCGCTGGTGCGCGCAAAGCGCCTGCTCAACGCGGAAAAGGCGGGCCATACCGGCACGCTGGACCCGTTCGCCACCGGCCTGCTGCCGCTGTGCTTCGGCGAAGCCACCAAGTTCTCGCAGGACCTGCTGGAAGCCGACAAGGCCTATGAAACCACCGTGCACCTGGGCGTGCGCACCGACACGGGCGACACCGAAGGCGACGTGATTGGCACCGCCGGTGTCGACGTGACGCTGGCGCAGATCGAAGCGGTGCTGGCGCAGTTCCGCGGCCCGATCGCCCAGGTTCCGCCCATGCATTCGGCGTTGAAGCGCGACGGCAAGCCGCTATATGAATATGCCCGCGCCGGCATCACGCTGGAACGCGAGGCGCGCCAGGTGGTGATTCATGCGCTGGAGCTGCTGTCGTATGAAGCGCCGCTGCTGCGGCTGGCAGTGACCTGCAGCAAGGGCACCTATATCCGGGTGCTGGGCGAGGATATCGGCGCGGCGCTCGGTTGCGGCGCGCATCTGCAAGCCCTGCGCCGCACCGCGGTCGGCCAGCTGACGCTGGAAGGCGCGATGACGCTGGATCAGCTGGGCGCGCTGGACGAGCCGCAGCGTGCCGCCGCGCTGGCGCCGGTCGATGCGCTGCTGTCGAGTTTCCCGTTACTGAACCTGGACGACGAGCTTGCCCGCCGCTTCCTGCATGGCCAGCGCCTGGCGCTGGGGCAGGCGGGCATCGCGCCGCTGCCGCAGGCAGGCCGGGTCAAGGTGTATCGCCAGAGCGACGCCCGCCTGCTGGGCATTGCGCAACTGATGGACTACGGCGTGCTCGCGCCGGAACGGCTGGTGCTCGCCGGATAA